A single Hypanus sabinus isolate sHypSab1 chromosome 24, sHypSab1.hap1, whole genome shotgun sequence DNA region contains:
- the rpl13a gene encoding 60S ribosomal protein L13a: MADGFNKVLLLDGRGHLLGRLAAIVAKQLLLGHKVVVVRCEGINISGNFYRNKLKYLAFLRKRMNTNPSRGPYHFRAPSRIFWRTVRGMLPHKTKRGQAALDRLKVFDGIPPPYDKRKRMVVPAALKIVRLKPTRKFAALGRLAHEVGWKYQAVTATLEEKRKEKAKIYYEKKKKTLKLKRLAEKNVESKIAKYTEVLKQHGVLV, translated from the exons gtcctcctccttgatggccgAGGCCATCTCCTTGGTCGCTTGGCTGCCATCGTGGCCAAACAACTCTTACTAG GCCATAAAGTGGTTGTGGTGAGATGTGAAGGGATCAACATTTCTGGCAACTTTTACCGAAACAAGC TTAAGTATCTTGCATTTTTGCGCAAGAGGATGAATACTAATCCTTCTCGTGGCCCATATCACTTCAGAGCACCAAGCCGGATCTTCTGGAGGACAGTAAGAG GCATGTTACCACACAAGACCAAGCGAGGTCAAGCTGCTTTGGACAGACTGAAGGTCTTTGATGGGATTCCACCTCCATATGACAAG AGGAAGCGCATGGTTGTACCAGCAGCTCTGAAGATTGTACGCCTGAAACCAACTCGCAAG TTTGCTGCTCTTGGTCGCCTCGCTCATGAAGTTGGTTGGAAATACCAGGCAGTCACAGCTACTCTTGAAGAGAAGCGAAAAGAAAAGGCCAAGATTTACTATgagaaaaagaagaaaaccttG AAACTGAAGAGGTTGGCTGAAAAGAACGTTGAAAGTAAAATCGCCAAGTATACTGAAGTCCTGAAACAACATGGTGTCCTTGTTTAA